A window from Streptomyces sp. NBC_00335 encodes these proteins:
- a CDS encoding DUF2461 family protein has translation MGGHRQFTGWPEQAMDVLWQLQGEPTHTTRERCRADRERLVRQPMIALLNEVADADPRYEDFSVWHYRTGSWWWQHQSAVIRLERKIEIGLRFALDGLRIQGAWWYPDPGQVDRFRKAVVSEGSGRELSAIVEDLRKKGYDISGDMMKRPPRGYPADHSRADLLRHRSLIAARPLGCEEWLHTPEAVDRVLSAAADLDALLMWLVRHVKPAS, from the coding sequence ATGGGCGGACACAGGCAGTTCACCGGCTGGCCCGAGCAGGCCATGGACGTGTTGTGGCAGCTCCAGGGCGAACCGACCCACACGACCCGCGAGCGCTGTCGCGCGGACCGCGAACGCCTGGTCCGGCAGCCGATGATCGCCCTGCTCAACGAGGTGGCGGACGCCGACCCGCGATACGAGGACTTCTCCGTCTGGCACTACCGGACCGGCTCCTGGTGGTGGCAGCACCAGAGCGCGGTGATCCGGCTCGAGCGCAAGATCGAGATCGGTCTCCGCTTCGCCTTGGACGGCCTGCGGATCCAGGGCGCCTGGTGGTACCCGGATCCCGGCCAGGTGGACAGGTTCCGCAAGGCCGTGGTCTCCGAGGGGAGCGGCCGCGAACTGTCCGCCATCGTCGAGGACCTGCGGAAGAAGGGCTACGACATCTCCGGGGACATGATGAAACGTCCCCCGCGCGGCTATCCGGCGGACCACTCCCGTGCGGACCTGCTGCGCCACCGTTCCCTGATCGCCGCCCGTCCCCTCGGCTGCGAGGAGTGGCTGCACACCCCCGAGGCGGTCGACCGGGTCCTCTCGGCCGCCGCCGACCTGGACGCCCTGCTGATGTGGCTGGTCCGCCACGTGAAGCCCGCCTCCTGA
- a CDS encoding BCCT family transporter, with protein sequence MEADQRSRTDRVVFGVTAGLTLAFVLWGAVATDSLESVSSSLLEGLIHNGGWAFMLAASAFVVFALWLAISRYGRIRLGREDEPPEFRTVSWVAMMFSAGMGIGLMFYGVSEPLAHYENPPPGTHPVDSAERMQTSMATTLFHWTLHPWAIYAVVGLAIAYSTFRRDRRQTISAVFEPLIGARHAHGAIGRVIDIVAIFATLFGSAASLGLGALQIGSGFRELGWMDSVSTALLVAVIAVLTVAFVASAVSGVERGIQWLSNINMVLALLLVVFVFIAGPTIIVLDLLPTSLGAYLGDLPQLIGRTEATGAGEVAEWLGSWTVFYWAWWISWTPFVGMFIARISRGRTIRQFIGGVILVPSTVSLLWFAVFGGTAMKLRESGGLDKESTPEGQLFGLLQQFPISTAMSLLVMVLVAIFFVSGADAASIVMGTLSQKGVLEPARLVVVFWGVVTGAVAAVMLLIGNGKGDALAGLQNLTILVAAPFTLVMIGMCVALVRDLRQDPLIIQGEQGEEAVAVAVAAGHEEYGGDFEIRIGPAGDPEADTAQPPAAPSTPDR encoded by the coding sequence TTGGAGGCCGATCAACGTTCCCGCACGGACAGGGTGGTCTTCGGGGTCACCGCGGGTCTGACGCTCGCGTTCGTCCTGTGGGGCGCAGTGGCGACGGACTCGCTGGAGAGCGTGTCGAGCAGCCTGCTCGAAGGGCTCATCCACAACGGCGGCTGGGCCTTCATGCTCGCCGCCAGCGCCTTCGTCGTCTTCGCCCTCTGGTTGGCGATCAGCCGCTACGGCCGGATCCGCCTCGGCCGCGAGGACGAGCCGCCGGAGTTCCGCACCGTCTCCTGGGTCGCCATGATGTTCAGCGCCGGCATGGGCATCGGGCTCATGTTCTACGGCGTGAGCGAACCCCTGGCACACTACGAGAATCCGCCGCCCGGCACCCACCCCGTCGACTCCGCCGAGCGGATGCAGACCTCGATGGCCACCACCCTGTTCCACTGGACGCTCCACCCGTGGGCGATCTACGCGGTCGTCGGCCTCGCCATCGCCTACAGCACGTTCCGTCGCGACCGCCGCCAGACGATCAGCGCGGTGTTCGAGCCGCTGATCGGCGCCCGGCACGCGCACGGCGCCATCGGCCGTGTCATCGACATCGTGGCAATCTTCGCCACCCTCTTCGGCTCCGCGGCCTCGCTGGGCCTCGGGGCCCTCCAGATCGGCAGCGGCTTCCGTGAGCTGGGCTGGATGGATTCGGTCAGCACCGCACTCCTCGTCGCCGTCATCGCCGTCCTGACCGTCGCTTTCGTCGCCTCCGCGGTCTCCGGCGTGGAACGCGGCATCCAGTGGCTGTCGAACATCAACATGGTGCTCGCCCTCCTGCTCGTCGTGTTCGTGTTCATCGCCGGGCCGACCATCATCGTGCTCGACCTCCTGCCCACCTCGCTCGGCGCCTACCTGGGCGACCTCCCCCAGCTCATCGGCCGCACCGAGGCCACCGGCGCCGGCGAGGTCGCCGAATGGCTGGGCAGCTGGACGGTCTTCTACTGGGCCTGGTGGATCTCCTGGACCCCCTTCGTCGGCATGTTCATCGCCCGGATCAGCCGCGGACGCACCATCCGGCAGTTCATCGGCGGCGTCATCCTCGTACCGAGCACGGTCAGCCTGCTGTGGTTCGCCGTCTTCGGCGGCACGGCCATGAAGCTCCGGGAGAGCGGCGGTCTCGACAAGGAGAGCACCCCCGAGGGACAGCTCTTCGGGCTGCTCCAGCAGTTCCCCATCTCCACCGCAATGAGCCTGCTGGTCATGGTCCTCGTCGCCATCTTCTTCGTCTCCGGCGCCGACGCCGCCTCCATCGTGATGGGCACGCTCTCGCAGAAGGGCGTCCTGGAACCGGCCCGGCTGGTGGTCGTCTTCTGGGGCGTGGTCACCGGCGCCGTCGCGGCCGTCATGCTCCTCATCGGCAACGGCAAGGGCGACGCGCTCGCCGGATTGCAGAACCTGACGATCCTCGTGGCGGCGCCGTTCACCCTGGTCATGATCGGCATGTGCGTGGCACTCGTACGGGACCTGCGGCAGGACCCGCTCATCATCCAGGGCGAACAGGGCGAGGAAGCCGTCGCCGTCGCCGTCGCCGCCGGCCACGAGGAGTACGGCGGCGACTTCGAGATCCGCATCGGCCCGGCCGGCGACCCGGAAGCGGACACCGCACAACCGCCCGCGGCACCTTCGACCCCGGACCGGTAG